The window GGTCGTCGTCGTTGTCTTGCGGATGGTCGTGGTGGTCGACTCGTGGGGCGGGTCGGTGGGCCAGGGGGCGAAGTCCTCGACGTCGGACGTCGTCGTCCGGTGCGAGCGCGGCGCACCGGCGGACACGGTCTTGTCGTCATCGCCGCGGGCGATCAGCACCATGCCGACGGCGACGAGCACCGCCACCATCGCCGCGGCGAGCCCGACGACGATGCGCCGGCGCGACTCCACGGGCTCGGGCGGTGGGAACCCGTCGCGTTGCCACCCACCGCCGCCGAGCGGCGTCGAGAACGAGATCAGGCGCGGATCGTTGAGGACCGTGTGGCGCAGGGCGACGGGCGCGCCGACCAGCGGGGCCGCCGCGAGGACGCCGAGTGCCTCGGGCGAACTGTTCCACGTCGGCCCGCAGATGGCGCAGTCCGGCGCGTGCCGGGCGACGCGCTTGCGGATCAGCCCGTCGAGCGCCATGTGTTTGCGCGGCACGATCTGGGCGAGCTCCGCGCAGGCGTCGCGGCCGTGCCGGATCAGCAGCGTGCAGCGCACCGCGACCGCCAGCTGCGTCTTGGCGCGGCTCAACACCACCGACACGGTGGGGCCGGGCAGCCCGGCCGCGGCGGCGAGCTCCGCGCCGTCGAGACCCTGGCGCACGTTGAGCACGAGCACGGCACGCTCACGGTCGGTGAGTGCGTCGGCGGCTTCCCACACCAGCGTGGCCGCGTCGTCGGCCATCAGACCGCGCGCCGCATCGTCGGCTACGGGCACGTCGAGCACCTCGGCGGTGACGGGACGGTTGCGCGCTCGCCGGCTCGACCGGCGCATCGACTCGTGCCGGGCGATGGCGCACAGCCACGGCTTGAGCCGGGACGGATCACGCAAGCCGCCGAGCCGAGTGGCGGCGATGACGAAGGTGTCGTGCAGCGCGTCGGAGGCTTCGTGGGCGTCGCCCAGCACCGCCCGGCACAGCTCGTACAGGGCGTTGGCGTAGCGGTCGTAAATATCGGCAAACGCGTCGCGATCGCCGCTGGCAGCGGCGATCGCGAGTTCGGCGTCAGTAGGCACGCCATCACGGTAAACACGGATGGTCAAACGCGGTCGGCATGGTCGTCGTCGCGGCGCAGGCGGGCGAAGAGCAGCGCCATCAGGGCGCCGACCACACCGGCCACGAGGACGACGGCGATCGTCGGCACGTGCGACTCCGACGCGTCGGGCACCGGCGTCGCCGAGGCGTCGGCGGCCACCGGAGCCTGCGGCTCCGTCGTCACCTGCGGGGCGCCGACGACCACGTTGTCACCGGTGTGATCCGCCGGGACGACCGACCCGTTGTCCGCCGGCTTGGGCTGGGGCTGGGGCTGCGGATCGACGACGGGGTTGCTGGGCGTGTTGGCGAGGTCGCCCGGGCCCTTCGGCGCCGGCGGCGTGGTAGTCGGCGTCGTGGGCTTGGGGGCGATGTTGCCCGGACCCTTGGGCGGGACCGTGGTGGCGGTGGGCTTGCTCTCGATGTTGCCGGGGCCGCTCGGGTGGGCTTGAGCGACGCCGGCCGAACCGATGAACGCCGCAATGGCGAAGCTGGTGACGAAAAACGAACGAGCACGCATTGGGATCTCCCCTTCTCTGCCGGCTCCGTGCCGGCTTCGAAGGTCAAGACCTACGGCGCCACCCGTTCTTGCATTTTTTCGGAGAAATTTTCAGCGCAGCGGCGGCGGTTTGCCTTCCCGGTTCGTGAGCGGGCGGCGGGTCGTTCCGACCGGCGCCGCCGAGCCGTCGTAGAGGCTCCGGTACGGGCGGCCCGCCTGCGGCGTGCCCGGCAGCGGGTCGCGATTCAACGCCCACCAGCCGTAGAGGCACAGGTCGAGGAAGATGATCGCCGCGATGGTGCGCGTCCGCGGCGAGTCGCCCTTGTGGGCGACGGTCGTCGCCGCCTGCGCCAGCTGGCGGGGCACGGCCGCGATGCTGCTCGGCCTCGTCGCCGGCTTCGTTGCGGTCCGCGACCGCGTCACACCGGCCACCGAAGCGGCACCGCCGACGAGCGCGGCGTCGCCCGTCTGCGTCTCGACGCTCAGCCCCTCGTCGCCCAGCACGTCCTGGAGCGGTGACGTCAAGACCTCCACGGCGTCGGGTGTCACCGGCTTGAACGTGACGTCGAAGGTCGGCGGCACGACGACCGCCGGCACCGGGAGCGGCAGCGCGACGGGCGAGGCCGGGATCGGCGCCGTCACGTTTGCCGGAATCAGCACGACCGAGATCGTGCGGTTGGTGTCGCTCACGAACTGTGAGAACTCGAAGACCATCGACTTGCCGTCGAGAGCCATCTGCCCGAGTACTTGGCCCTTGTTGCAGTCGTACTTCGGCGCGTTTGCCAGCGCCCCGAACGTCCCCTGGCCCGGCGGCGCCCAGTCGCCCGTTGCCTGACACGCCACCACCGTCAGGCCCAGGCTCACCGGTAGCGCCGCGGGCGGCGTCGTCGAGGTCTGCACCGGGATCGTCACGATCGGCTGGCGGTCGGAGTCGCCGACCGTGAACCGCAGCGCGGAGAGCGCCACCGTGCCGGCGGTCGTCGACGACACCCACAGCCCGCCGGCGGGCACCTGCGCCGGCGGCGGCAACGGCGGCGCGACCCGCGGCTGGCCGATCCACCACACCCCGCTCTCGACGCGGCTGACGGAGTCGGGCCGCGCCGTGGGCTGGGGCCGCCACGCGTTGGGGAACAACGCCAGAACGGCGGCGCCGAGCGCAACGGTGAGTCCCTTGAGCATCAGTTGGCCGACGCCTTCGTCCGCCGCCGCGGCTTGGCCTTGGTCGACAGCGCGCCCGAGCGGGCGATCGTCGTGTCGTCGGTGCCGAGGTACGAGGCAACGACCGCCGGATGGTTGACGACGTCGTTCGGGAGGCCGGTCGTGACCACCGCGCCGAGCTCGAGCGCGAGCATCGTGTCGGAGATCGAGGTGACCAGCGGCATGTCGTGTTCGATGACGAGCATGGCGCAGCCGGCTTCGCGCTGGATGCGCTGCAGCAACGGACCGAGCGCCTCCGTCTCGCGCTGGGCGATGCCCGAGCTCGGCTCGTCGAGGATGAGGATCGACGGGCGGTGCGCCATCGTCATCGCCAAGTCGACGACGCGGCGGCTGCCGGTCGACAGCTCGCTGACGAACTTGTTGCGGAACGCGCCGAGGCCGAGCAATTCGATCAGCTCGTGCACCTCCCAGGCGACGTCGACTTCGGCCTCGGCGACCGACGGCAGTCCGAGCGCGCACGCCAGCGGATCACGGAACTCGAGATGGCGCTCCAAGGCGACCGCGATGCACTCGGCGACGGTCAGCGACGGGAACAGTCGCGCGTCCTGGAAGCTGCGACCGAGGCCGACGCGGGCGCGGCGGTCAGGCGACCACGAACCGATTTCGTTGCTGCCCATGCGGATCACGCCGGTATCGGGAATGAGAAAGCCGGAGATGAGGTCGAAGACCGTCGTCTTGCCGGCGCCGTTGGGTCCGATGACCCCGAGGATCTCGTTCTCGCGCAGCTGGAACGAGACGCGATCCACCGCGCGAATGCCGCCGAAGGACTTCGACACTTCGACCAGTTCGAGGGCCACGGGCGCGTCACGCAGGTCGAGCACGCGCCGGGCGGCCGCCGCCGGCTTCTCCTTGCCGTTGCCGTTGGTGTGCGTGTTGCCATTGGTGTGCGCGTGTGCACCCTCCAGGAACACCGAACGCAAGATGTCACCGCGGTCGAGCAGCTCGGCCGTCGGCCCGGTGAAGCGCACCTCGCCCTTCTCCATGAACACCGCGCGGTCGGCGACGGTGAGCGCCACGTTCACGGACTGCTCGACGAGGATGATCGTGGTGCCTTCGCGGTGCATCTGCTGCACGATCTCGATCAGCTGGCTCACGATCGCCGGCGCCAGACCGAGCGACAGCTCGTCGATCATCAGCAGGCGCGGCTTGGCGATGAACGCCATGCCGAGGCCGAGCATCTGCTGCTCGCCGCCCGACAGGTTGCCCGCCAGCTGATCGCCGCGCTGGCGCAGCACCGGGAAGTACTCGAGCACCTTCTCGGTGGCGTCGGCGACGAACTTCGGGTCGCGGCGCTTGTACATCCAGCCGGCCAGGCGCAGCGACTCGTTGACCGTCAGCGTCGGGAAGATGCTGCGCCCGCCGGGCATCTGCACGATGCCGAGCTTGGCGGCGCCGCGAGCGTCGAGCTGGGTGATGTCGGTGCCGTCGAAGAACACGGCGCCCCCGGCGACAGGCTGGAGGCCCGAGATCGCCTTGAGCAACGTGGACTTGCCGGCGCCGTTGGTGCCGAGCAGCGCAACCGCTTCGCCTTCCTTCACTTCGAAGTCGACCCCGAAGAGCACCTGCACCGCGTCATACGCAACGTCGACGCCCGCACACAGCAGAAGGGAGCGCTCACCGGCGTTGAGCCGCTGACGACGCAGGTTCACCATGGCGTTGAGACTGCGCAGCGCCCGCGCCGCATCGTCGGCTACGAAGCGGCCCGCCGAGGCCAGCACCAGGCCGCCGATGACCCAGTACGGGACCAGGACGAAGACACCCCAACGCAGCCCGTGGTCGTCGGCCACGTGGGCTACCGGGAGACCGTTGAACAAGAACGCGACACCGAAGACGAGGAACAGCGAGGCGAATCCGAACGACAGCGTGCGGGCGCGGGCGGGGCTGACCATCGCCTGGGTCGCCAACTGCGGCGCCGTGTACGTGCCGATCGCGAAGCTCGTCGCGAAACCGAACGCCAGCGCCAACGGAAGCCACGGCGCGGCGGCAACGCACGCGAGGCCGACGCCGGTGAGGACGAGCGCGTACCCAGCCCGGCGAAGTGGCTCCCCCATGTCCTTGGCGAACCACCCTGCAGTCCACTTGCCGCCCTTGCGCACCCCCCAGAGCGTGAACGCGGCGTTGATGGCGCCGATCACACCCCGGGGGAAATCGCCGAGGTGGTACACGTCGTGGAGGTAGTTGGGTAGGTAGCTGCCAAGCGGGATGAGTCCAGCACCGAGGAAGACGGCGGCGATGAACTGGCGCTTGAGCGTCTTGACGCCCCACAGCGTGCGCGCCGCCTCACGAAACTTCATTTTCTCTTCGTTGGCCTCGACGGCCGAGTCCGGATCGTCCGTACCGCCCCGCACCGGCTCCTTGAGCCGCGCCACGAAGTAGGTCGTGACGAGGATCGGCACGATCAAGACGAGGAAGGCAGAACGCCACCCGAAGAGCGCACCCAAGACTCCGGCGAACGCCGGGCCGATGATGGCGCCGATGTTGACGCCGTTGGCGTGGTCGGCGAACACCAGCGCGCGGTTCTCGGGCTCGTAGTAGTCCGAGAGCAACGAATTGTGGATCGGGCCGTTGGCCAACAAGCCGAGGCCGTTGCCGAAGCGCATCGTGACGAGCAGCCCGAGCGACACCACGATGCCCGTCCCGAAGGAGAAAAGACCCGCGAGGATTCCCGAGATCACCACGAGCGGCACGCGCTTGACGCGGTCGCCGAGCTGGCTCACCGGAATCGCCAACAGCAACAACAGCGACGCGTTGAGGATGACGATGCTCGTGAAGTCGTGCAGCGACAAGTGGAACGCGTGGCGAATGTCGGGCGCCAGGGTGCCGAATGCCGCGGTGTCGAACTCGTCGAAGAAATACAGCAGCGTCAGGACGACGAGCGCGGTCGCCGCAACCTTGCCGGTGTCACGGTCGAGCGTCTCCTTGAGCTTCCGGAACGGGTTCATACCGTCACCTCGTCGACCTCGAGGACGGGTACGGGTTCGGGATGCTCGTCGGCGGTGTGCGCCGCCGCGCTCAGGACGTCGGCGTCGGCGGCTTGGGCCTCGTCTTCGGTGCGCACGTCGGCCAGCAGGCTCGGCACGACGATGCCCTTGCGCTCGGCGACCCAGCGCAGGAACGAGTCCCGCACCCCGTAGAACAGCTGCGCCAGACCGGCCTTGAACACGAGCAGCAGCAACAACGCGCCAAAGCCCGTCGCCAACAGCTCACCGCTCGGGCTGATGTCGCCGTACTTGAGCACGCCGATGTACAGCGTGCCCAGCAGCGCGCCCGGCAGCGACGTGACGCCACCGATGACTACGACGATGAGCAGCGTCAGACTCAGCTCGGGCGAGAAGGCGGCGGCGTTGACCGATCCCTGCTGGTAGGCGAAGAGCGCACCAGCGAGTGCTGCCCAGAAGCCGGAGATGGCGAAGGCCCACAGCTTCACCCGCGAGGTGTTGACGGAGTAGCTCTGCGCGCCCTTGGGGTTGTCGCGCACGGCGATGATCGTGCGGCCCGCGGCGCTGCGCCGCAGCGCGCGCGCCGACAGCAGACAGAGACCCAGCATGATGAGGCACACGTAATAGAAGGTGCGGTCATTGGCGATGTCGAAGCGGCCGTAGAGCATCGGGCGCGTCACGCCGCTGCCGTGGGGCGGCAGCACGCCGCGGAAGTACACGGGAGAGAGCAGGTAGTTCTGCACGGTGATGCCGAACGCCAGGGTCGTCACGGCGAGGTAGAGGCCGGTGATGCGCAGCGCCGGCAAACCGATCACGACGGCGATGACGGCGCCGGCCACGCCGGCGATGATCAACGTGGCGAAGAAGTCGGCGTTGTGGCGCGCCGCCAGGTTGCCGGCGACCATCGCTCCGATGCCGGCGATGCCCCACTGCCCGAGGCTGATCTGTCCCGCCCATCCGATAAGGACGACGAGCGACACCGCGACGATGGCGTAGATCACGACGACCGACGCCAGGATCTGCTGCTTGAACGGCAGGCCGCCATAGCCGAACAGCAACAGGGCCAAGGCGGCCGCGCCGAGCGCGAAACGCGTCCACACCACGAGCGGCACGTTGCGTAGCTCGGGTGGGATCGGGCGGAACTCCTTGGCCAGCGACCACGTCGACACACCGCTGTCCTGACCGCGTGACAACTTGTCGCGCTGGAGCAGCATCGCCCCGAGCACGATCGGCAGGATGAGCGCGCCGGCGACGTTCGGGTCGCGGGAGAAGTAGTAGAGCGTCTGCTCGAGCACGCCGAGGCCGACGCCCGCGGCCACGGCGGTGCCGAAGCTCTCCATGCGGGCGATAACCGCGGCGGCGAGACCGAAGAGCAGGAACGTCGGGCCGACGAACACGCCAATCGGCAACCCGACCACCGGCACGCGCAGGAACACGCTCAGCGACGAGAGCGCGGCGGCGAGCGCCCACACGACCGTCGAGACGCGCTTGATCGGGATGCCCAGCAGTGCGGCGCGATCGGAGTTCTCGGCGGTGCCGCGCACGGCGAGGCCGATGTCGGTGGCCCGGAAGAACACCGACAAACCGATGACGACCACCGCGGCCCAGAACAGGACGACGAGCGAGTTGGCGTCCATGTGGAAGTTGCCGATGCGGAACGTCAAGCTCGAAAACGGCGTGCGCGGCGGGGCTGGGTCGATCTGCTTGCTGGCGCCGAACCACAGCGGGACGAGCAGCTGCAACCCGGCGAACACCAGACCGACGCCGATGGTCGCCACCGACAAGACGAGACGCGACGCCTTCTGAAAACGCCGGATCACGAGGAACTCGACGACCATGCCCGACACCATCCCCGACACGATGGCGACGAGGAACGCCAGCACGTAGGGAACGTGGTGCACCTTGATCAACACGACCGCCATGACGCCGGTCGCCGCGCCGATCTCGGCCTGGGCGAAGTTGATGATGCGCGTGGCGCGGTATATGAGGATGAGCCCGATAGCCAGCAGGCTGTAGAGCAGCCCGATCACCACGCCGTAGACGTAGATGCCGAGTCCGGGCTCGTTGTTGCGCAGGAGGATCTGCAGGACGACGAACAGGCCGCCGAGGGAGCCGACGACGCGGAGGGGTCCGCGCAACCGGGCGCTAACAGCCATTCTTGGCCTGATCGAAGACGTCGGGATCACCCTTGAGCCACTCGCCGAGGTCGTAGCGGTGGCCGCCGTCGACCGGGCAGTACGAGCCGGGCTTGCCGTCGATCTCCGACGTGCGCGTGGCGTTCCAGTACACCTCGCGCATGTCCTCCGTCGCCGTCCACTCACTCGGCGACTTGAAGCCGACCTTGATGCTGTGCTGGTCGTGGAGCTGCTGCCACGAGCCGACGGGATCGAGCGCGACGAGTCCGCGGTGAATCGAGTCGGGGGTCGGGTGCGAGCCGGCGACGTGGAACGCCGTCGCCATGAGCGAGAAGCCCGGCAGGACGGCGTTCTCCGTTCCGTCCGGCTGGCCGGAGTTGCCGGCGTCGGTCCACCAGCGCGCCGCGTCGGTCTGGGCAAAGTTCTGGCCGGTACCGAGGTCCGACGCGCCGAAGGCGTGCGCCCACTCGGTCGGGTCGTACAGCCGACCGAGCACGTCGTAGTCCATGAGGCCCACGCCGACCACCCAGTTCTCCGGGAAGTAACGCTGGTTCTTCATCGTCTGGGTGAGGAACACCGGGGCGATGGGGTCGCAGAAGCAGGCGACGGTCGTGATGTGGTTGTCGATCAGCTGCTGCACGACGTTGGCCGATTGCTACTGCGCGGTCGTGATGTCGGACTGGTACGGGATCATCAACACGCCGCCGGGCGAGTTGCACATCTTGCCGGTCACGTTCTCCTTGAAACGTTTGACCGACAGGAACGACGACTCGTCGCCGTTGGTCTCGGGGAAGATCGCCGCCAGCTTGCGCACCGGCGTCTCGCCCGGCGCCTTGCCCCAGTTACGCGTCGTCTTCACGTCGGCGCCCGCCTGCACCGCCGGCTTGGCGTTCATGCGCTTGCACCAGTACTCGGCGTCGAGGTCGGCTTGGCGGTAGCCGTCCATCAAGATGCCGTAGTAGTACGGCGTGCGCTCCTGGTAGTACTCGCCCGGAGCGCTCCCGCCGCCGAGCACGATGATGTGCTGGCTGGCGAGGTACTCCGACATCGAGTCGCCGTAGGTGCCGATCACGAACGCCGGGTGCATCGACGCGATGACCTTGGCCTCGGCGAGTCCGCACGGCGGGTCGGGCGGCGTCAGCGCGCACTGGCCCTGGAAGTACGGGAAGTTGCACGGGCTCTGCTGGGTCGACCCCTTGTTGGCGCCTGGGCCGTCCATCGCGACGAACTTGCGCCCGTAGGTCTCGAAGTAGCCCTTGTTGATCTCCTTGTAGAACGCCGCTCTTGCCTCGCAGGACTGCTCCGCCGACGCCGCAAGTCCCTGGGTGGCGAGGATGGCGTTGACCTCGGCGTTGCCCTGCGCCACGTAGACGACGAAGTTGATGGCGTCCTTGGTGACGCCGGTCATCGTGGCTCCCCCGTTGTCGCCGCCGTGCCACACCGGCACGCACGGGGGCATGAGCTTGTAGCCCGGCGGGCCGATCTGATGGCCGGTCTTGTCGCACTTGCTCATGTCGGCGTTGGCGGCCTTGGCGGCGCCGCTCGCGCCGGCGGTCACGCTCGTGACGACGTTGCCGCTGGCGTCGACGAAGGTGCCGTCGGCCTGCTGCGTGACGCCGTCGAGCGGTTGCCCGTTCTGGTCGAGGACTTGGCCGGCGACGAGCGTTTGCCCGTTGCTACCGGTGGCGCCCGTCGCGGTAACGGCGACGGGCGTCTTCGACGGCGCAATGGCGATGATCAGAACCTGCACTGCCGCCAAGATCAGGAACGGCAGATAGCGGCGCCCCAGCGCGCCGGGTGTCTGTGACATTCGGTTTTCCCCCCAGATGCGCACTCGCCCCTAGCACGAGCACGGCTACTGGCCCCATTAATAGCGCACGGGGATCAGAGCTTGCTGATCACCTTCTCCTGGAAGGTTCCGAGCGCGGCGCGCAGGCCCTCGACGTCGAAGGCGAGCGGCGGGATCACG is drawn from Acidimicrobiales bacterium and contains these coding sequences:
- a CDS encoding MFS transporter, encoding MNPFRKLKETLDRDTGKVAATALVVLTLLYFFDEFDTAAFGTLAPDIRHAFHLSLHDFTSIVILNASLLLLLAIPVSQLGDRVKRVPLVVISGILAGLFSFGTGIVVSLGLLVTMRFGNGLGLLANGPIHNSLLSDYYEPENRALVFADHANGVNIGAIIGPAFAGVLGALFGWRSAFLVLIVPILVTTYFVARLKEPVRGGTDDPDSAVEANEEKMKFREAARTLWGVKTLKRQFIAAVFLGAGLIPLGSYLPNYLHDVYHLGDFPRGVIGAINAAFTLWGVRKGGKWTAGWFAKDMGEPLRRAGYALVLTGVGLACVAAAPWLPLALAFGFATSFAIGTYTAPQLATQAMVSPARARTLSFGFASLFLVFGVAFLFNGLPVAHVADDHGLRWGVFVLVPYWVIGGLVLASAGRFVADDAARALRSLNAMVNLRRQRLNAGERSLLLCAGVDVAYDAVQVLFGVDFEVKEGEAVALLGTNGAGKSTLLKAISGLQPVAGGAVFFDGTDITQLDARGAAKLGIVQMPGGRSIFPTLTVNESLRLAGWMYKRRDPKFVADATEKVLEYFPVLRQRGDQLAGNLSGGEQQMLGLGMAFIAKPRLLMIDELSLGLAPAIVSQLIEIVQQMHREGTTIILVEQSVNVALTVADRAVFMEKGEVRFTGPTAELLDRGDILRSVFLEGAHAHTNGNTHTNGNGKEKPAAAARRVLDLRDAPVALELVEVSKSFGGIRAVDRVSFQLRENEILGVIGPNGAGKTTVFDLISGFLIPDTGVIRMGSNEIGSWSPDRRARVGLGRSFQDARLFPSLTVAECIAVALERHLEFRDPLACALGLPSVAEAEVDVAWEVHELIELLGLGAFRNKFVSELSTGSRRVVDLAMTMAHRPSILILDEPSSGIAQRETEALGPLLQRIQREAGCAMLVIEHDMPLVTSISDTMLALELGAVVTTGLPNDVVNHPAVVASYLGTDDTTIARSGALSTKAKPRRRTKASAN
- a CDS encoding sigma-70 family RNA polymerase sigma factor, giving the protein MPTDAELAIAAASGDRDAFADIYDRYANALYELCRAVLGDAHEASDALHDTFVIAATRLGGLRDPSRLKPWLCAIARHESMRRSSRRARNRPVTAEVLDVPVADDAARGLMADDAATLVWEAADALTDRERAVLVLNVRQGLDGAELAAAAGLPGPTVSVVLSRAKTQLAVAVRCTLLIRHGRDACAELAQIVPRKHMALDGLIRKRVARHAPDCAICGPTWNSSPEALGVLAAAPLVGAPVALRHTVLNDPRLISFSTPLGGGGWQRDGFPPPEPVESRRRIVVGLAAAMVAVLVAVGMVLIARGDDDKTVSAGAPRSHRTTTSDVEDFAPWPTDPPHESTTTTIRKTTTTT
- a CDS encoding ABC transporter permease, which gives rise to MAVSARLRGPLRVVGSLGGLFVVLQILLRNNEPGLGIYVYGVVIGLLYSLLAIGLILIYRATRIINFAQAEIGAATGVMAVVLIKVHHVPYVLAFLVAIVSGMVSGMVVEFLVIRRFQKASRLVLSVATIGVGLVFAGLQLLVPLWFGASKQIDPAPPRTPFSSLTFRIGNFHMDANSLVVLFWAAVVVIGLSVFFRATDIGLAVRGTAENSDRAALLGIPIKRVSTVVWALAAALSSLSVFLRVPVVGLPIGVFVGPTFLLFGLAAAVIARMESFGTAVAAGVGLGVLEQTLYYFSRDPNVAGALILPIVLGAMLLQRDKLSRGQDSGVSTWSLAKEFRPIPPELRNVPLVVWTRFALGAAALALLLFGYGGLPFKQQILASVVVIYAIVAVSLVVLIGWAGQISLGQWGIAGIGAMVAGNLAARHNADFFATLIIAGVAGAVIAVVIGLPALRITGLYLAVTTLAFGITVQNYLLSPVYFRGVLPPHGSGVTRPMLYGRFDIANDRTFYYVCLIMLGLCLLSARALRRSAAGRTIIAVRDNPKGAQSYSVNTSRVKLWAFAISGFWAALAGALFAYQQGSVNAAAFSPELSLTLLIVVVIGGVTSLPGALLGTLYIGVLKYGDISPSGELLATGFGALLLLLVFKAGLAQLFYGVRDSFLRWVAERKGIVVPSLLADVRTEDEAQAADADVLSAAAHTADEHPEPVPVLEVDEVTV